In one Drosophila gunungcola strain Sukarami chromosome 2R unlocalized genomic scaffold, Dgunungcola_SK_2 000004F, whole genome shotgun sequence genomic region, the following are encoded:
- the LOC128253946 gene encoding essential MCU regulator, mitochondrial has product MVVGRLAFPINLALQQFSRRVAANPGNLKVLQRHMSSVYFRSGAIKPKPEEMPFGLLAIFCAVIPGLFVGATISKNVANFLEENDLFVPADDDDDED; this is encoded by the coding sequence ATGGTTGTTGGTCGCCTTGCATTTCCCATTAACCTGGCCCTGCAACAATTTTCGCGCAGGGTGGCAGCGAACCCCGGAAACCTGAAAGTCCTTCAGCGCCACATGTCCAGCGTGTACTTCCGCAGCGGAGCCATCAAACCGAAGCCCGAGGAGATGCCCTTTGGCCTTCTGGCCATTTTCTGTGCCGTCATCCCTGGTCTCTTTGTGGGCGCCACCATCAGCAAGAACGTGGCCAACTTCCTGGAGGAGAATGATCTCTTCGTGCCCgccgatgacgacgacgatgaggaCTAA
- the LOC128253865 gene encoding polyadenylate-binding protein — protein MASLYVGDLQQDVTEAGLFEKFSTAGPVLSIRVCRDVCTRRSLGYAYVNFQQPADAERALDTMNFDLVRNKPIRIMWSQRDPSLRRSGVGNVFIKNLDKAIDNKAIYDTFSAFGNILSCKVATDEKGNSKGYGFVHFETEEAANTSIDKVNGMLLNGKKVYVGKFIPRKEREKELGEKAKLFTNVYVKNFTEEFDDEKLKEFFEPYGKITSYKVMSKEDGKSKGFGFVAFETTEAAEAAVQALNGKDMGEGKSLYVARAQKKAERQQELKRKFEELKKKRHESVFGVNLYVKNLDDTINDDRLRKEFSLYGTITSAKVMTDEEGRTKGFGFVCFNSPNEATCAVTELNGRVVGSKPLYVALAQRKEERKAHLASQYMRHMTGMRMQQLGQIFQPNTAGGFYVPALPPSQRFFGPQMATQMRNTPRWAPQVRPAATVQSVQAGAAAAAAGGFQGTAGAVPTQFRSAAAGARGAQSQQVQGTHAAAAAAANNMRNTGARAITGQQTAAPMQIAVAQIPGGAQQRASNYKYTSNMRNPPVQQQLQTQPMPQQLQGKNSEKLIASLLANAKPQEQKQILGERLYPMIERMHAALAGKITGMLLEIENSELLHMLEDQEALKAKVEEAVAVLQVHRVSEPAN, from the exons ATGGCTTCTCTATACGTCGGTGATCTCCAACAGGATGTCACCGAAGCGGGACTTTTTGAGAAGTTCTCGACTGCTGGTCCAGTGCTGTCCATTCGTGTCTGCCGCGATGTGTGTACCCGTCGCTCGTTGGGCTATGCCTACGTCAACTTCCAGCAGCCAGCCGATG CTGAGCGTGCTCTGGACACCATGAACTTCGACCTGGTCCGCAACAAGCCCATTCGCATTATGTGGTCTCAGCGCGATCCCTCACTGCGCCGCTCCGGCGTTGGCAACGTGTTCATCAAGAACCTGGACAAGGCCATTGACAACAAGGCTATATACGACACTTTCTCCGCCTTCGGCAACATCCTAAGTTGCAAGGTCGCAACCGATGAGAAGGGCAACTCAAAGGGCTACGGTTTCGTTCACTTCGAGACTGAGGAGGCCGCCAACACGTCCATCGATAAGGTCAATGGCATGTTGCTCAACGGCAAGAAGGTCTACGTGGGCAAGTTCATTCCGCGCAAGGAGCGCGAGAAGGAGCTGGGCGAGAAGGCCAAGCTGTTCACAAACGTGTACGTGAAGAACTTCACTGAGGAGTTCGACGATGAGAAGCTGAAGGAGTTCTTCGAGCCCTACGGCAAGATCACCAGCTACAAG GTCATGTCCAAGGAGGATGGCAAGAGCAAGGGCTTCGGATTCGTGGCCTTTGAGACCACAGAGGCTGCTGAGGCGGCCGTCCAGGCCCTCAATGGCAAGGACATGGGCGAGGGCAAGTCACTGTATGTGGCTCGTGCCCAGAAGAAGGCCGAGCGCCAGCAGGAGCTGAAGCGCAAGTTCGAGGAGCTCAAAAAGAAGCGCCACGAGTCTGTCTTTGGCGTCAATCTGTACGTGAAGAACCTGGACGACACAATCAATGATGACCGCCTGCGCAAGGAGTTCTCCCTGTACGGCACCATCACATCGGCCAAGGTAATGACCGATGAGGAAGGTCGCACCAAGGGTTTCGGGTTCGTGTGCTTCAATTCGCCCAACGAGGCCACCTGCGCCGTCACCGAACTGAACGGCCGCGTCGTCGGCAGCAAGCCCTTGTACGTGGCTTTGGCCCAGAGGAAGGAGGAGCGCAAGGCTCACCTGGCCTCCCAGTACATGCGTCACATGACCGGCATGCGCATGCAGCAGCTGGGACAGATCTTCCAGCCCAACACAGCAGGCGGCTTCTATGTGCCGGCCCTACCGCCAAGCCAGCGGTTCTTCGGTCCCCAGATGGCCACCCAGATGAGAAACACACCGCGCTGGGCGCCCCAGGTGCGTCCCGCCGCCACGGTGCAGAGCGTGCAGGCCggcgctgccgccgccgctgctggtGGCTTCCAGGGCACAGCCGGAGCGGTCCCCACCCAGTTCCGTTCGGCTGCTGCCGGAGCACGAGGTGCCCAGTCCCAGCAGGTGCAGGGCACGcacgccgccgctgctgccgcgGCCAACAACATGCGCAACACTGGAGCGCGCGCCATTACCGGCCAGCAGACAGCTGCGCCCATGCAGATTGCCGTGGCCCAGATTCCCGGCGGAGCTCAGCAGCGTGCTTCCAACTACAAGTACACCTCCAACATGCGCAATCCCCCCGTGCAGCAACAGCTGCAGACTCAGCCCATGCCACAGCAGTTGCAAGGAAAGA ATTCTGAGAAGCTCATTGCCTCGTTGCTGGCCAACGCCAAGCCGCAGGAGCAGAAACAGATCCTCGGCGAGCGTCTGTACCCGATGATTGAGCGCATGCACGCCGCTCTGGCTGGCAAGATCACCGGCATGTTGCTGGAGATTGAGAACTCAGAGCTGTTGCACATGCTCGAGGATCAGGAGGCCCTCAAGGCCAAGGTGGAGGAGGCTGTGGCCGTGCTGCAGGTGCATCGCGTCTCCGAGCCTGCCAACTAA
- the LOC128253945 gene encoding ankyrin repeat domain-containing protein 13C: MSNEKEDECDKHKRQAEADAKSTSSEDSDEYQSAGEGEDGDGDGDSPAEHPAQPKVTTPTPTTPAAVTPTVKAAPLTLPTWEPLDYPMHQSVFEDDIKSLQRRLLLSTAQEEVGRKDKHGNTPLHLAVMLGRKHAVRLLLAQNAPVKIKNNEGWSPLSEAISYGDRQTITQVLRMLKLQSREHMESRREKLVNALRQMQDFYMEFKWDFQSWLPLVSRILPSDICRLYKSGASIRLDTTLVDFNDMRWERGDISFLFRGEAPPRESLVLLDNEQECFQRLRYEESDMEDEVDVLMSTDILATQMSTKTIQFARAQRGWIFRANRKELIGGQYQCEIYTIQGLILKQRKRREHLSHEDLQKNRAIVETITKGGNQPPTDTRRSSLGSQHTATPPETNTPTAPNGITLPELPRRSSLQAPPAPTVTWRQYLDAEVGKCPQLGRPPVHKQSNKTLRATVAMSKDFPLSVDMLLDVLEVVAPLKHINKLREFVTLKLPTGFPVKIEIPVLHTVTAKVTFQKFEFRDNIPAKMFEVPSHYWEDVRRFQDL; this comes from the coding sequence ATGTCCAATGAAAAGGAGGACGAGTGTGACAAGCACAAGCGGCAGGCGGAGGCGGATGCCAAGTCGACGTCTAGCGAGGATTCGGACGAGTATCAGTCGGCCGGTGAGGGCGAGGATGgagatggtgatggtgattcCCCAGCGGAGCACCCTGCCCAGCCTAAAGTCACCACGCCCACGCCAACCACCCCCGCCGCCGTCACGCCCACGGTTAAGGCAGCTCCTCTCACACTGCCCACTTGGGAGCCCCTGGACTATCCAATGCACCAGAGCGTTTTCGAGGACGACATCAAATCGCTGCAGCGCCGCCTCCTTTTAAGCACGGCCCAGGAAGAAGTGGGCCGCAAGGACAAGCACGGTAACACGCCACTCCACCTGGCCGTAATGCTGGGCCGAAAGCACGCCGTGCGCCTGCTCCTCGCCCAGAACGCGCCCGTGAAGATCAAGAACAACGAGGGCTGGTCCCCGCTCTCGGAGGCCATCAGCTACGGCGACCGCCAGACAATCACTCAGGTGCTGCGCATGCTCAAGCTGCAGTCGCGCGAACACATGGAAAGCCGACGCGAGAAGCTGGTCAATGCGCTCCGCCAGATGCAGGACTTCTACATGGAGTTCAAGTGGGACTTTCAGTCCTGGCTGCCGCTCGTCTCCCGCATCCTGCCCTCGGACATCTGCCGGCTGTACAAGTCGGGCGCCTCTATCCGGCTGGACACAACGCTGGTCGACTTCAATGACATGCGGTGGGAGCGCGGGGACATATCGTTCCTGTTTCGCGGCGAGGCACCGCCCAGGGAATCACTTGTGCTGCTGGACAACGAGCAGGAGTGCTTCCAGCGGCTGCGCTACGAAGAGTCCGATATGGAGGACGAGGTGGACGTACTCATGTCCACCGATATCCTGGCCACACAGATGTCCACCAAGACGATACAGTTCGCCCGGGCGCAGCGTGGCTGGATATTCCGGGCCAATCGCAAGGAGCTGATTGGCGGGCAGTATCAGTGTGAGATTTACACCATCCAGGGCCTGATCCTGAAGCAGCGAAAGCGGCGTGAGCATCTGTCGCACGAGGATCTGCAGAAAAACCGAGCCATTGTCGAGACAATCACCAAGGGTGGCAATCAGCCGCCGACGGATACTCGGCGCTCCAGCTTGGGCAGCCAGCACACGGCCACTCCACCGGAGACCAATACGCCGACAGCGCCGAATGGCATCACATTGCCGGAGCTGCCGCGCCGTAGTTCGCTGCAGGCTCCGCCGGCCCCCACCGTGACCTGGCGGCAGTACCTCGACGCGGAGGTGGGCAAGTGCCCCCAACTGGGCCGTCCGCCCGTCCACAAACAGTCGAACAAGACGCTCCGGGCCACGGTGGCCATGAGTAAGGACTTTCCGCTCAGCGTGGACATGCTGCTGGACGTCCTGGAGGTGGTGGCGCCCCTCAAACACATCAACAAGCTACGCGAGTTCGTCACGCTCAAGTTGCCGACCGGGTTTCCGGTGAAGATCGAGATACCTGTGCTGCACACGGTCACCGCCAAGGTTACGTTCCAGAAGTTCGAGTTCCGCGACAACATCCCCGCCAAGATGTTCGAAGTGCCGTCGCACTACTGGGAGGATGTGCGTCGCTTCCAGGACTTATGA
- the LOC128253853 gene encoding WD and tetratricopeptide repeats protein 1, whose translation MSSDELCRVKYSSSRYLLHHHQTPLNASSLHWARQQYGHELDELLRRRLLASPAYVDRLEQEALLAGHDGCVNCLEWSTDGLWLASGSDDYRVMIWDPFRKKRVHVISTKHLGNMFSVKFLPKTNNSIVATCAADKFIYVYDINHSNETLFACNCHLMRAKRLATAQDSPHIFWSAGEDGCILQLDMREPHRCRPEEGSGVKLLSLCSQVETTAEAKCLAINPRRTEYLAVGTNDPFARVYDRRKLPSTDSNGLSACVSYYAPGQILKNISRNIVHESRAITYLTFNGNGTELLVNMGCEHIYRFDLNHAEPPVFYELPTFTSEEDSEPVKAPHKSRSLPSGIEVHKKEGNEFLENGKLVDAIDAYSEALAKYPQGEVLYLNRATALMRRGWFGDIYAALRDCHEALRLDPGYVKAHFRLARALLELHRPQDADKCLQALIQRFPDFANNHGVLMLNKDIKENRRQSQGTEPPEPPPVPMEDGFRYLRLTDAEYDLRSTARDYKQRYVGHCNVTTDIKEANYLGSQGEFIAAGSDDGNLYIWEGETGKIRSVYRADSAIVNCVQPHPSICMLATSGIDHDIKIWSPCAASAEERPNLVADVTRYVQDNQQKMRTDPFELNTRNAYCFNN comes from the exons ATGTCGAGCGATGAACTGTGTCGCGTAAAGTACTCTAGCTCGCGCTATCTgctccaccaccaccagacGCCCTTGAACGCCAGCTCCTTGCACTGGGCTCGCCAGCAGTATGGACATGAGCTGGACGAGCTGCTCCGCCGGCGGCTCCTGGCCTCACCGGCCTACGTGGACAGGCTGGAGCAGGAGGCACTCCTTGCCGGGCACGACGGCTGCGTCAACTGCCTGGAGTGGTCAACCGATGGCCTCTGGCTGGCCTCCGGTTCCGACGACTATCGCGTGATGATCTGGGATCCATTTCGGAAGAAGCGCGTCCATGTCATCAGCACCAAGCACCTGGGCAACATGTTCTCCGTGAAATTCCTGCCCAAGACCAACAACAGCATTGTGGCGACATGTGCGGCGGACAAATTCATCTACGTCTACGACATCAATCATTCAAATGAGACCCTCTTTGCCTGCAATTGCCATCTGATGCGGGCCAAGCGACTGGCCACCGCACAGGATTCGCCTCACATCTTTTGGTCGGCTGGGGAGGATGGCTGCATCCTGCAGCTGGACATGCGGGAGCCACATCGCTGCCGGCCGGAGGAGGGAAGTGGCGTCAAGCTTTTAAGCCTGTGCAGCCAAGTGGAAACCACGGCGGAGGCCAAGTGTCTGGCCATCAATCCCAGGAGGACGGAGTACCTGGCCGTGGGCACCAACGATCCCTTTGCCCGAGTGTACGATCGCCGCAAGCTGCCCTCAACTGATAGTAATG GACTCTCCGCTTGCGTGTCATACTATGCTCCCGGACAGATCCTGAAGAACATTAGCCGCAACATTGTCCACGAGTCGCGGGCCATCACTTACCTCACATTCAATGGCAATGGCACGGAGCTGCTGGTCAACATGGGCTGCGAGCACATCTATCGTTTTGATTTGAACCATGCTGAGCCTCCGGTTTTCTATGAACTGCCCACCTTCACATCGGAGGAGGATTCTGAGCCGGTGAAGGCGCCACACAAGAGTCGCTCGTTGCCCTCAGGCATAGAGGTGCACAAAAAGGAGGGCAATGAGTTTCTGGAGAACGGCAAACTGGTGGATGCCATTGATGCATATTCAGAGGCTCTGGCGAAATACCCGCAAGGAGAGGTTCTGTATCTGAACAGAGCCACGGCTCTGATGCGTCGCGGCTGGTTTGGCGACATATACGCTGCGCTGAGGGATTGCCATGAGGCCCTGCGCCTGGATCCCGGCTATGTCAAGGCCCACTTTCGACTGGCCAGAGCTTTGTTGGAGCTGCATCGTCCGCAGGATGCGGATAAGTGCCTGCAGGCGCTCATCCAGCGCTTTCCCGACTTCGCCAACAATCACGGAGTGCTCATGCTGAACAAGGACATCAAGGAGAATCGGCGGCAGTCGCAGGGCACAGAGCCTCCCGAGCCACCGCCAGTGCCCATGGAGGATGGCTTTCGCTATCTGCGACTGACGGACGCCGAGTATGACCTCCGGTCCACGGCTCGCGACTACAAGCAACGCTATGTGGGCCACTGCAATGTAACGACGGACATCAAGGAGGCCAACTATCTGGGCAGCCAGGGCGAGTTCATAGCCGCCGGTTCGGATGACGGCAATCTGTACATTTGGGAGGGCGAAACGGGCAAGATTAGATCCGTTTATCGGGCAGACAGTGCCATTGTCAATTGCGTGCAACCGCATCCGAGCATCTGTATGCTGGCCACCAGTGGCATTGACCACGACATCAAGATTTGGTCGCCGTGCGCCGCCAGCGCCGAGGAGCGACCTAATCTGGTGGCGGATGTGACGCGCTATGTGCAGGATAATCAGCAGAAGATGCGCACCGATCCATTCGAACTGAATACGCGCAATGCGTACTGTTTCAATAACTAA